The Tenebrio molitor chromosome 5, icTenMoli1.1, whole genome shotgun sequence genome has a segment encoding these proteins:
- the LOC138131222 gene encoding mitochondrial ribosome-associated GTPase 2: MFLTRIRLSIKLTVNICKYSEQKVAQPLRSKKPKSTQTPVQNFIDLKCLRTVGGKGGDGCISFLHLWSNENAGPDGGDGGNGGHVIFKATTDVKDFIHVSSVVRAENGDKGRNKDCHGKNADHCIIGVPVGTVVKNSDGRVVGDLAHEGVMFVAARGGAGGKGNHFFITDTEQAPEICEYGAVGEDLEYTLEIKSMAHVGLIGFPNAGKSTLLRAISRARPKIAPYPFTTLKPHIGMVLYDDYEQIAVADLPGLIEDSHKNRGLGIQFLKHAERCSALLYIIDLSIDEPWQYLHTLQRELSLFSKHLLDRPQIVIGNKIDLPESRDNLEEIKNHTDLKIIGISAKLGTNVNELLREIRIIYDRSKENDDTL, translated from the exons ATGTTTTTGACCAGAATCAGACTCTCGATCAAACTTACGGTCAACATTTGCAAGTACTCCGAACAAAAAGTTGCGCAACCCCTCAGGAGCAAAAAACCGAAATCGACCCAAACCCCA GTTCAAAACTTCATAGACTTAAAATGCTTGCGAACTGTCGGCGGCAAAGGTGGCGACGGTTGCATCTCCTTTCTGCATTTGTGGAGTAACGAAAACGCCGGTCCCGACGGCGGCGATGGAGGCAACGGGGGACACGTTATCTTCAAGGCGACGACGGACGTCAAGGACTTTATACACGTTTCGAGCGTAGTCCGCGCCGAGAACGGCGACAAGGGTCGCAACAAGGACTGTCACGGCAAAAACGCCGACCACTGCATCATCGGCGTGCCCGTCGGGACGGTGGTGAAGAATTCGGACGGCAGAGTCGTCGGAGACTTGGCCCACGAGGGTGTCATGTTTGTGGCGGCGAGAGGCGGGGCCGGCGGCAAaggaaatcatttttttatcactGATACGGAGCAGGCGCCGGAAATATGCGAGTATGGGGCGGTCGGTGAAGATCTGGAGTACACTCTGGAGATCAAGAGCATGGCGCACGTTGGACTG ATTGGATTTCCCAACGCTGGAAAAAGCACTTTGCTGAGGGCGATATCTAGGGCGCGGCCTAAAATCGCTCCGTATCCCTTTACCACGCTGAAACCTCACATAGGAATGGTGCTGTACGACGATTATGAACAAATTGCCGTTGCAGATTTGCCCGGATTGATTGAAGATTCACACAAGAACAGGGGGTTgggaatacaatttttaaaacacgcCGAGAGGTGTTCAGCCCTGCTGTACATCATAGACCTGTCAATAGACGAGCCTTGGCAGTACTTGCACACTTTACAACGTGAACTCTCGCTATTTAGCAAGCATTTATTAGACAGGCCCCAGATAGTGATAGGCAACAAAATAGATTTGCCCGAATCTCGCGACAACttagaagaaataaaaaatcacaccgatttaaaaataataggaATAAGCGCAAAACTGGGTACCAACGTAAACGAACTACTTAGGGAAATCAGGATTATCTACGACAGGAGTAAAGAAAACGACGACACTTTGTAA
- the AlaRS gene encoding alanine--tRNA ligase, cytoplasmic, which produces MATPMSAKDVRNAYINFFKEKNHEYVHSSSTIPLDDPTLLFTNAGMNQFKPIFLGTVDPNSDLSKLTRAVNSQKCIRAGGKHNDLDDVGKDVYHHTFFEMMGNWSFGDYFKKEICAWAWELLTKRLHLPPERLYVTYFGGEQSAGLDPDNECKQIWLDLGVPATHVIPGNMKDNFWEMGETGPCGPCSELHFDRIGGRDVPELVNQDDPDVLEIWNLVFIQYNRESDGSLKSLPKKHIDCGLGLERLVSVMQNKRSNYDTDLFLPLFDAIQKGTGAPPYQGKIGDDDKDGVDMAYRVLADHARTLTIALSDGGNPDNTGRGYVLRRILRRGVRYATEKLNAKPGFFATLVTTVVEILGETFPEVCKDPQSIIDTINEEEEQFLKTLSRGRNLLHRTITKLGGSKTLPGDVAWRLYDTYGFPVDLTQLMAEEKGLNVDMSVYEESKKQAQIASQGKGSGVEDTINLDVHAITELQNSGVPPTDDSPKYSYSAGEGVNEEYKFEPCEATVIGIRFNKQFVDQVSTGQECGVLLDRTNFYAEQGGQIYDTGYLVNVGDESVELSVKNVQVRGGYVIHIGSLEGTLKKGDKVSLFVDTSRRRLVMNNHTGTHILNYALRKVLGTEADQRGSLVAPDRLRFDFTNKGALTADQVKNAELSSKELISRNDQVFAKESNLAVAKTIRGLRAVFEETYPDPVRIVSVGIPVEQLEADPFGPAGDNTSIEFCGGTHLKYSGHIGDFVIASEEAIAKGIRRIVALTGPEATKALKRNEFLENCLNEIKSSVSDDKDGTRSKEIVKKIVELTEEVSHATIPYWKKEEIRNALKALKKKLDDKDRAAKAAVANLVVDQIKEFVKANPNLPILVKELKAFSNTKALDTALKQVRSLSPETSALFVTVDPDSNKMFCLASVPKDAVGKGLKANEWVQVVAAKLGGKGGGKADSAQASGSNCAHVDDILDLAKKFAESKL; this is translated from the exons ATGGCGACTCCAATGAGCGCAAAAGACGTACGCAACGCGTACATTAATTTCTTTAAAGAGAAGAACCACGAGTATGTCCACTCTTCCTCAACAATCCCCTTAGATGACCCAACTCTCTTATTTACCAACGCCGGTATGAATCAATTCAAGCCGATCTTTCTGGGCACGGTAGACCCTAACAGCGACCTCTCTAAACTAACGCGAGCCGTAAATTCGCAAAAATGTATCCGCGCCGGGGGTAAACACAACGACCTCGACGACGTCGGTAAAGACGTCTACCACCACACCTTTTTCGAGATGATGGGAAACTGGTCCTTCGGCGACTACTTCAAGAAAGAGATCTGCGCTTGGGCTTGGGAGTTGCTCACAAAGCGACTCCACTTGCCCCCCGAGCGCTTGTACGTCACCTATTTCGGTGGGGAGCAATCCGCGGGCCTCGACCCAGACAACGAGTGCAAACAG ATCTGGCTCGATCTGGGGGTCCCCGCCACCCACGTCATCCCCGGCAACATGAAAGACAACTTCTGGGAAATGGGCGAGACCGGGCCTTGCGGTCCCTGTTCCGAACTGCATTTTGACAGGATCGGGGGGCGCGACGTTCCCGAACTGGTCAATCAGGACGACCCCGACGTCCTAGAGATCTGGAATCTCGTCTTCATCCAGTACAATCGCGAGAGCGACGGCAGTTTGAAGTCTCTGCCGAAAAAACACATCGATTGCGGTTTGGGGCTGGAACGGTTGGTGTCCGTGATGCAGAACAAGAGATCTAATTACGACACTGATTTGTTCTTGCCGTTGTTCGATGCGATCCAGAAGGGGACAGGGGCGCCACCGTATCAGGGGAAAATCGGCGACGACGATAAAGATGGAGTCGATATGGCCTACCGGGTGTTGGCCGATCACGCCCGGACCTTGACGATCGCCCTCTCCGACGGGGGAAACCCAGACAACACTGGGCGAGG ATACGTGTTGAGGAGGATTTTAAGGAGAGGCGTGCGTTACGCCACTGAAAAACTAAACGCCAAGCCTGGATTTTTCGCAACTCTTGTTACCACAGTGGTGGAGATTTTGGGAGAGACTTTCCCGGAAGTCTGCAAAGATCCGCAAAGTATTATCGACACGATTAACGAGGAGGAGGAGCAGTTCTTGAAGACGTTGTCCAGAGGGCGGAATCTGCTCCATCGGACCATTACCAAATTGGGAGGCTCCAAGACTCTACCAGGGGATGTCGCTTGGCGTCTCTACGACACTTACGGATTTCCTGTCGATTTGACCCAGTTGATGGCCGAAGAAAAAGGTCTAAACGTCGATATGTCCGTTTACGAAGAGTCGAAAAAGCAAGCCCAGATCGCCTCTCAG GGTAAAGGGTCCGGGGTGGAGGACACTATCAATTTGGACGTCCACGCGATCACGGAGCTCCAGAACTCGGGAGTTCCCCCAACTGACGACTCTCCGAAGTACAGTTACAGCGCTGGAGAGGGCGTCAACGAAGAATACAAATTTGAACCGTGCGAAGCCACCGTTATAGGAATTCGTTTCAATAAACAATTCGTCGATCAAGTGTCGACGGGTCAAGAGTGTGGTGTTCTCCTCGACAGGACGAACTTCTACGCCGAACAAGGGGGCCAGATCTACGACACTGGTTACTTGGTCAACGTCGGAGATGAGAGTGTCGAGCTTTCGGTGAAAAATGTCCAAGTCAGGGGTGGATACGTGATCCATATTGGTAGTCTCGAAGGTACTCTCAAAAAAGGAGATAAAGTCTCTCTATTCGTGGACACGTCTCGCAGACGACTCGTTATGAACAATCACACAGGTACTCACATCCTAAATTACGCTTTGAGAAAGGTGTTGGGTACCGAGGCCGACCAGAGAGGCTCCTTGGTGGCCCCCGACAGGCTTAGATTCGACTTTACGAACAAAGGAGCGCTGACTGCGGATCAAGTGAAGAACGCCGAGCTAAGTTCGAAAGAGTTGATCTCGAGGAACGATCAGGTCTTCGCGAAAGAGTCGAACTTGGCGGTGGCCAAGACCATCAGAGGCCTGCGCGCCGTGTTCGAGGAGACTTACCCGGACCCGGTCAGGATAGTGTCCGTCGGTATTCCGGTAGAGCAGCTGGAAGCTGATCCGTTTGGACCGGCCGGTGACAACACATCGATCGAGTTTTGCGGCGGCACTCACCTTAAATACTCCGGTCACATCGGCGACTTCGTCATAGCGAGCGAAGAAGCCATCGCCAAGGGAATAAGAAGAATTGTCGCGTTAACAGGACCGGAAGCCACGAAAGCCTTGAAGAGAAACGAGTTCTTGGAGAATTGCCTGAACGAGATCAAGTCGTCAGTCAGCGACGACAAAGACGGGACCAGATCCAAAGAAATCGTCAAGAAGATCGTAGAGTTGACGGAGGAGGTGTCGCACGCCACCATTCCCTACTGGAAGAAAGAAGAAATCAGGAACGCTCTGAAAGCGTTGAAGAAGAAGCTGGACGATAAGGATCGCGCCGCGAAGGCCGCCGTCGCGAATCTAGTGGTCGATCAGATCAAGGAGTTCGTCAAGGCCAATCCGAACCTGCCGATTTTGGTCAAGGAGCTGAAGGCGTTCTCGAATACTAAAGCGCTGGACACAGCTTTAAAGCAAGTGAGGAGTTTGAGTCCCGAGACTTCCGCGCTGTTCGTCACCGTTGATCCGGACTCGAACAAGATGTTTTGTCTGGCTTCGGTGCCCAAAGATGCGGTAGGGAAGGGTCTAAAGGCCAACGAGTGGGTCCAAGTTGTCGCTGCTAAGCTAGGGGGTAAGGGAGGCGGAAAAGCCGACTCAGCGCAAGCGTCTGGAAGTAACTGCGCACACGTTGATGATATTCTCGATTTGGCTAAGAAATTCGCAGAGTCCAAGCTTTAA
- the Wdr82 gene encoding WD repeat-containing protein 82, translating to MKMKLVDQVVRSFRVAKVFRENTDKINSIDFSPSGETLISCSEDDQIVIYDCEKGTQVRTVNSKKYGVDLIHFTHAKNTAIHSSTKVDDTIRYLSLHDNKYIRYFPGHTKKVVSLCLSPVEDTFLSGSLDKTLRLWDLRSPNCQGLMHLSGRPVAAYDPEGLIFAAGVNSESIKLYDLRSFDKGPFVTFKLTQEKECDWTGLKFSRDGKTILISTNGSIIRLIDAFHGTPLQTFTGHLNNKGIPIEASFSPDSQFIFSGSTDGRVHVWNADTGYKVCVLNADHPGPVQCVQFNPKYMMLASACTNMAFWLPSIEDT from the exons ATGAAGATGAAACTAGTAGACCAGGTAGTTAGGAGTTTTCGCGTTGCGAAAGTGTTCCGCGAAAATACCGACAAAATAAACAGTATTGACTTTTCACCAAGCGGCGAGACGTTGATATCATGCAGCGAGGACGACCAGATCGTAATTTACGACTGCGAAAAGGGAACCCAAGTCAGGACCGTGAACAGTAAAAAATACGGCGTCGATCTGATACATTTCACGCACGCGAAAAACACCGCCATACACAGTTCCACCAAAGTCGACGACACGATCCGTTACCTCTCCCTGCACGATAACAAATATATCCGTTACTTCCCCGGACACACGAAAAAAGTCGTATCTTTGTGCTTGTCGCCCGTCGAGGACACGTTCCTGTCTGGGTCCTTGGACAAGACGCTCAGACTGTGGGATCTGAGGTCGCCAAATTGTCAGGGGTTGATGCACCTGTCGGGTAGGCCAGTGGCGGCGTACGACCCGGAGGGGCTGATCTTCGCGGCAGGTGTCAACTCTGAGAGCATCAAGCTCTATGATCTGCGATCATTTGACAAG GGTCCTTTTGTCACGTTCAAGCTGACCCAGGAGAAGGAATGCGACTGGACGGGCTTGAAGTTCTCCAGGGACGGTAAAACCATTCTCATCAGTACAAACGGTTCGATAATCAGGCTAATCGATGCTTTCCATGGGACACCTTTGCAGACCTTCACCGGTCACCTCAACAACAAAGGCATTCCTATAGAAGCATCGTTCAGCCCTGATTCTCAATTCATATTCAGCGGCTCGACCGACGGCCGCGTGCACGTCTGGAACGCAGACACTGGCTACAAGGTGTGCGTGTTAAACGCAGATCACCCCGGACCCGTGCAGTGCGTCCAGTTCAATCCCAAGTACATGATGTTAGCGTCGGCGTGCACAAACATGGCGTTCTGGCTTCCGAGTATCGAAGATACGTAG
- the AspRS-m gene encoding aspartate--tRNA ligase, mitochondrial, with amino-acid sequence MYKIVRNMSRMRFGFSKKIPTSQLNPKCLAVNLPPLRRASSNKSQNIYLVDEDDSSSSESSTNINKYTQRTHTCGELTIDNVGENVTLCGWLEFQRMDKFVVLRDSYGVTQLLIPDTDKKTQKLLQALPLETIIQVKGSVLSRPANMRNEKQQTGDVEVYVEDFVVLNKARDNLPFNIREFQKAKEALRMQYRYLDLRFPLMQRNLRVRSEMLMKMREFLVNRCGFVDVETPTLFKKTPGGAQEFIVPTRFPGQFYSLVQSPQQFKQMLMAGAVDRYFQIARCYRDEGARPDRQPEFTQLDIEMSFANLDGILELVEELLCNSWPDFLAPLPKKFQRISFADAMGRYGSDQPDVRFGFQLQNCTEVLKLNSKLVTADDFGGYCLVFPKEYANLGKSLKESFTELSKQYPLAKLVQSKVATPKEFASKIGKLVGESVATKLCGQVDLGDDSVAFLAYGDKRHAQNLLGKIRVNYVDYLEKLGVSVKKKGMHILWVVDMPLFEPGETPGGLKSAHHPFTAPNTADLDLLERAPLQVRSLSFDLVLNGNEVGGGSVRIHDPHLQEKILQMLGIDKSSMQHMIDMLSSGCPPHGGIALGLDRLMSKILKTSSIRDVIAFPKTFEGKDPLSGAPSPVSEADQKLYNVKSVFPVK; translated from the exons ATGTACAAGATCGTGAGAAACATGTCGAGGATGAGGTTTGGTTTCTCGAAAAAAATCCCCACCTCTCAA CTCAACCCCAAATGCCTGGCGGTGAATTTGCCACCGTTACGCCGCGCTTCAAGCAATAAGtcccaaaatatttatttagtaGATGAAGATGATAGTTCTAGTAGTGAGTCAAGTACCAATATAAATAAGTACACCCAAAGAACACACACTTGTGGTGAACTAACTATAGATAATGTAGGGGAGAATGTCACACTGTGTGGCTGGTTGGAATTCCAGAGGATGGACAAGTTTGTGGTTTTGAGAGACAGCTATGGTGTCACTCAATTACTAATTCCAGATACA gacaaaaaaacgcaaaaactgCTCCAAGCTTTGCCCTTAGAAACCATAATTCAGGTCAAGGGCTCTGTCCTCTCCAGGCCTGCAAACATGAGAAACGAAAAGCAGCAAACTGGTGATGTTGAGGTTTATGTTGAAGATTTTGTTGTCCTGAATAAAGCAAGAGACAATCTCCCTTTCAATATTAGAGAGTTTCAAAAAGCTAAAGAAGCTTTGCGTATGCAATACCGCTACTTAGACCTAAGATTTCCGTTAATGCAGCGCAACTTGAGGGTGCGTTCAGAGATGTTGATGAAGATGCGGGAATTTTTAGTCAATCGTTGTGGTTTCGTCGATGTGGAGACCCCCACGTTGTTCAAAAAGACTCCAGGT GGGGCGCAAGAATTTATCGTCCCGACGAGGTTCCCAGGTCAGTTCTACTCGTTGGTGCAAAGCCCTCAACAATTCAAGCAGATGCTAATGGCCGGCGCCGTCGACAGGTACTTTCAAATCGCGCGGTGTTACCGAGACGAAGGTGCAAGACCAGACCGGCAACCCGAATTTACTCAACTAGATATAGAAATGTCTTTTGCTAACCTAGACGGCATATTAGAGCTTGTAGAAGAACTGTTGTGTAACTCGTGGCCAGATTTTTTGGCCCCTTTAccgaaaaaatttcaaagaatttcATTTGCAGACGCGATGGGGCGATACGGTTCTGACCAACCCGACGTCCGGTTCGGCTTCCAG TTGCAAAACTGTACCGAGGTGCTGAAGTTGAATAGCAAATTGGTAACCGCGGACGATTTTGGGGGTTACTGTCTGGTGTTCCCCAAAGAATACGCCAATCTGGGAAAATCGCTCAAAGAAAGCTTCACAGAGTTGAGCAAGCAATACCCTTTGGCCAAACTGGTCCAGAGCAAAGTGGCGACCCCCAAAGAGTTTGCGTCAAAAATCGGGAAGTTGGTGGGCGAGTCCGTTGCGACGAAGCTCTGCGGACAAGTGGATCTGGGCGACGACAGCGTCGCATTTTTGGCTTACGGCGACAAGAGACACGCA CAAAATCTGCTGGGGAAGATCCGAGTGAATTACGTGGACTACTTGGAGAAGCTGGGCGTCAGCGTCAAGAAAAAGGGAATGCACATTCTCTGGGTGGTCGACATGCCTTTATTTGAGCCTGGAGAGACTCCAGGCGGCCTTAAATCCGCCCACCACCCCTTCACCGCGCCGAACACCGCCGACTTGGACCTACTCGAGAGGGCGCCACTGCAG GTCAGGTCTTTGTCCTTCGATTTGGTTCTGAACGGCAACGAAGTGGGTGGCGGCTCCGTCCGTATCCACGACCCACACCTCCAAGAGAAAATTTTACAGATGTTGGGTATAGATAAGAGTAGTATGCAGCACATGATAGATATGCTGTCGTCTGGGTGTCCGCCCCACGGGGGGATCGCGTTGGGGCTCGACCGTCTCATGTCGAAAATCTTGAAGACGTCGAGCATTCGCGACGTGATCGCGTTTCCCAAAACGTTCGAGGGGAAGGACCCGCTCAGTGGGGCGCCTTCGCCCGTTTCAGAAGCAGACCAGAAGCTTTACAACGTGAAAAGCGTTTTCCCTGTCAAGTGA
- the TfIIS gene encoding transcription elongation factor S-II: MSVEEEVLRIQKKLNKMTSEDGSGQEQALDLLKQLQTLNINLEVLTKTRIGMTVNALRKSSKDDEVISLSKTLIKHWKKFLSGSNARESSGTSSSKPKKDKEDRSNREDRDREKERKLPNQFPPASSNTTDAVRLKCREMLASAIKSDNDDFEGCASPEDLAEELEEAIFQEFKNTDMRYKNRIRSRIANLKDVKNPNLRTNFRIGAIPASRLAVMTAEEMANDEIKQLRERFTKEAINDSQLATIQGTETDLLKCGKCKKRNCTYNQVQTRSADEPMTTFVLCNECGNRWKFC, translated from the exons atgaGTGTGGAAGAGGAGGTTTTGCGAATACAGAAGAAACTAAATAAAATGACGTCAGAAGATGGAAGT GGTCAAGAACAGGCTCTCGATTTACTAAAACAGTTACAAACTCTAAACATCAACTTGGAAGTCCTCACAAAAACGCGCATCGGAATGACAGTAAATGCGCTGAGAAAGTCGAGTAAAGACGACGAAGTGATAAGTCTGTCGAAAACTCTCATAAAACACTGGAAAAAATTCCTGTCTGGTTCAAACGCGCGAGAGTCGTCGGGCACGAGCTCGTCCAAACCGAAAAAAGACAAAGAAGACCGGAGCAACCGTGAGGACAGGGACCGGGAGAAAGAGAGGAAACTGCCGAACCAATTCCCTCCAGCCAGTTCAAACACAACAGACGCCGTCAGATTGAAGTGCAGAGAAATGCTGGCCAGCGCCATCAAATCGGATAACGACGATTTCGAAG GATGCGCCTCGCCTGAAGACCTCGCTGAGGAGCTAGAAGAAGCTATATTCCAAGAGTTCAAAAACACAGATATGCGATACAAGAACCGCATCCGGTCGCGCATCGCCAACCTCAAGGACGTGAAGAACCCCAACTTGCGGACCAACTTCCGAATCGGCGCCATTCCCGCGAGCAGACTGGCCGTGATGACGGCCGAGGAGATGGCCAACGACGAAATCAAACAGTTGAGGGAGCGCTTCACGAAAGAGGCGATCAACGATTCGCAGTTGGCCACAATACAGGGCACCGAGACTGACCTGTTGAAGTGTGGTAAGTGTAAGAAGAGGAATTGTACATACAACCAGGTGCAAACGAGGTCAGCCGACGAACCCATGACGACGTTTGTTTTATGTAACGAATGCGGAAATAGGTGGAAATTTTGTTGA
- the l(2)34Fc gene encoding putative defense protein Hdd11 yields the protein MKTALIVISAIVATAWGYSAGAPESVCDDMTPKHPVEPQKSPLPYTISVSKKEAKGGEIVDITIGGKTFKGFLVQVRNGDKAVGSFQIPDTDKYSKPINCHGTNGSGATHKNAVEKKDLVLKWKAPEASGNYQVYVTVAEDGGTFWAGQPTQKIKIN from the exons ATGAAAACCGCCCTGATCGTCATTTCCGCCATCGTGGCCACAGCTTGGGGGTACTCCGCCGGCGCCCCCGAATCCGTCTGCGATGACATGACCCCCAAGCATCCAGTCGAGCCGCAAAAGAGCCCCCTCCCCTACACCATATCGGTCAGCAAGAAAGAAGCCAAAGGGGGTGAAATCGTCGATATAACGATCGGCGGAAAGACCTTCAAGGGCTTTTTGGTGCAAGTGAGAAACGGAGACAAAGCTGTGGGATCATTCCAGATTCCCGACACCGATAAATACTCCAAACCCATTAACTGCCACGGTACTAATGGC AGCGGGGCCACACATAAGAACGCCGTGGAGAAGAAGGATCTCGTTTTGAAATGGAAAGCGCCGGAAGCTTCTGGCAACTACCAAGTCTA CGTGACGGTTGCCGAAGATGGTGGTACCTTCTGGGCGGGCCAGCcgacccaaaaaataaaaatcaactgA
- the LOC138131215 gene encoding kinesin-like protein KIF23 produces the protein MNPVSKFTPKIRREKTALSNSDLSKKKDAVQVFCRLRPLKNDQESTCIKLLSPTTLALTTPAESRGIRKEVHCKFKHIFTAYATQNEVFEHVAYPLLEDLLKGKNGLLFTYGVTGSGKTYTLSGDHNNPGIMPKCIYTVFNTISAHQAPKCVIKSDKMNGFEVQSQEDAMQDQLNMLRSTSKTPIRNNFKKASRDKSFINDGAKIIDINESNLYSVFISYIEIYNNTVFDLLDENTGKSVQGKILREDSQKNMYVNGVVEAEVKTAEEAFELFNIGQKRKKMGNTILNSVSSRSHSIFNIRVVQFQQVSHNEEGRAVIPDSNLLKVAQLSLVDLAGSERTNRTQNTGQLLREASQINNSLLSLRTCLEILRDNQLTGANRLVPYRDSRLTLLFKNYFEGEGRVEMIVCVNPSVEDFEENLQVMKFAETSQDVKVARAEARYTPCKKKIQKKVATPLSSKTNGMFTIGPKLPEIKLCFSGLEESQVALERLCNVLRTRHQKLRVLDSDVGQREEHFRKRLIEVHQENILGKSEMKSTKALLKKEKQRCTNVESKLADMEARNADLNAKMREYHEEMASLRNTIAEKDLKINKNVLEKEKVKQKLALQSEKMTQELDTKLRRQREHLQAAMKAKENKIQKVREILDNEFVPCDVERRPPQPLQEHNVPETPKQQTRRPAVTSTPRQRRSRSAGAEVWLEHNSVKPVPLGTVLQPSMKKRKSVTKLSKASDVTNPKQSKYCLIAQEQDNEGDLETKVYKGDIVPTCGGGAQVIFNDVERLRQESPTATNK, from the exons GCGCCCCCTGAAAAACGACCAAGAATCCACCTGTATCAAGCTGTTATCTCCCACAACCCTCGCATTAACCACCCCGGCCGAATCTCGAGGAATCCGCAAGGAAGTCCATTGCAAATTCAAGCACATTTTCACAGCTTACGCCACGCAGAATGAAGTGTTCGAGCACGTCGCGTACCCTCTGCTGGAAGATCTACTCAAAGGTAAAAACGGACTGTTGTTTACATACGGGGTGACAGGATCGGGAAAGACTTACACGTTAAGTGGGGACCATAACAATCCAGGGATCATGCCGAAGTGCATTTACACCGTTTTCAACACGATTTCGGCCCATCAGGCCCCGAAATGTGTCATCAAATCGGACAAGATGAACGGGTTCGAGGTGCAGTCGCAGGAAGATGCGATGCAAGATCAGCTGAACATGCTGAGGTCGACGTCAAAGACTCCAATAAGGAACAACTTCAAGAAAGCTAGCAGAGACAAGAGCTTTATCAATGACGGGGCAAAAATCATCGACATCAACGAGAGCAATCTGTACTCGGTTTTTATCAGTTATATTGAGATTTACAACAACACAGTGTTCGATTTGTTGGATGAAAATACAGGAAAGAGCGTCCAAGGCAAGATATTGCGGGAGGACTCTCAGAAGAACATGTACGTCAACGGAGTCGTCGAGGCCGAGGTGAAAACCGCCGAAGAAGCGTTCGAGTTGTTCAACATCGgtcaaaaacgcaaaaaaatgGGGAACACGATCCTCAACTCAGTGTCTAGTCGAAGCCACTCGATTTTTAACATTCGAGTAGTGCAGTTCCAGCAAGTGTCTCACAACGAAGAGGGGCGGGCCGTGATCCCCGACTCGAATCTGTTGAAAGTGGCTCAGTTGAGTTTAGTCGACTTGGCCGGTTCAGAACGGACCAACAGGACACAAAACACGGGACAGTTGCTGCGGGAGGCGAGCCAAATCAACAATTCCTTGCTGTCGTTGAGGACTTGTTTGGAAATCTTGAGGGACAACCAGCTGACGGGGGCGAACAGGCTGGTGCCGTACAGAGACAGTCGCCTGACTCTCCTGTTCAAAAATTACTTCGAGGGCGAGGGACGCGTGGAGATGATCGTGTGCGTGAATCCGTCCGTGGAAGACTTTGAAGAAAATCTCCAAGTGATGAAGTTCGCCGAGACGTCGCAAGACGTGAAAGTGGCGCGGGCCGAAGCGAGGTACACGCCTTGCAAGAAGAAGATACAGAAGAAAGTCGCGACTCCGCTGTCTTCCAAGACCAACGGAATGTTCACGATCGGTCCGAAGCTGCCCGAGATCAAGTTGTGCTTCTCGGGTCTGGAGGAGAGTCAAGTGGCGCTGGAGAGACTCTGTAATGTGCTGCGCACGAGGCACCAGAAGCTCAGAGTCCTGGATTCGGACGTGGGGCAGCGCGAGGAGCACTTCCGCAAGCGCCTGATCGAGGTGCATCAAGAAAATATCTTGGGGAAGTCTGAGATGAAGAGCACGAAAGCGCTGCTGAAGAAAGAGAAGCAAAGATGCACCAACGTTGAGTCGAAGTTGGCAGACATGGAGGCGCGAAACGCCGACCTGAACGCGAAAATGCGAGAGTACCACGAGGAGATGGCCTCGTTGCGCAACACCATCGCCGAGAAGGACCTGAAGATCAACAAGAACGTGTTGGAGAAGGAGAAGGTCAAGCAGAAGCTGGCCCTGCAGAGCGAGAAAATGACGCAGGAGCTGGACACCAAGCTGCGGAGGCAGCGGGAGCACCTGCAGGCGGCCATGAAGGCGAAGGAGAACAAAATACAGAAGGTGCGCGAAATTCTCGACAACGAATTCGTACCCTGCGACGTGGAACGAAGACCGCCCCAGCCACTGCAAGAGCACAACGTCCCGGAGACGCCGAAGCAGCAAACCAGGAGACCCGCGGTGACGTCGACGCCGAGACAACGCAGGTCCCGTTCGGCGGGGGCTGAG GTGTGGCTGGAGCACAACTCCGTCAAACCGGTACCGTTAGGTACCGTCCTGCAACCGTCCATGAAGAAGCGGAAGTCCGTCACGAAACTGAGCAAAGCCAGTGACGTCACGAACCCGAAGCAAAGCAAATACTGCCTGATCGCACAAGAACAGGACAACGAGGGAGACCTGGAGACTAAAGTTTACAAGGGCGACATTGTCCCCACTTGTGGCGGGGGGGCCCAAGTCATCTTCAACGACGTCGAGAGGCTGAGACAAGAGTCGCCCACGGCCACCAACAAATAa